One region of Chryseobacterium muglaense genomic DNA includes:
- a CDS encoding type I restriction endonuclease subunit R, translating to MSYEYSEDQLIEQATEDVLKELGWTVITAWQNETFGESGLLGRDNKTEVVFERSLRKALQKYNPELPDLAYTRAIEKIVQKEAGKTISQENKAKYLLLKNGVEVTFTNEEGKAIKKTLKIFDYQNYNNNEFLAVRQLEITGELHNRRPDVIGFINGIPLVFFELKAHANDLRSAYDDNLKDYKDTIPHLFYHNAFVILSNGTDAKVGTVTSPYKYFLDWKRITEDAEGIVSLDTMLRGVCSPQNLMDIFENFLLFDESNGNIVKLMAKNHQFIGVNRVLDNVENIEDLEGKLGVYWHTQGSGKTYSMVFLCEKIHRKFGGSYTFLIVVDRTELENQAYDTFSGVGIVKNKNVIAGKKNGITGRDNLRELLSENHRYVFSLIHKFSIDPEKETEYPLITERKNIIVISDEAHRTQGGKYARNMRFFGLPNASYLGFTGTPIIKDEEEVTKNIFGEYVSVYDFKRAIEDEATLPLKYLNRGERLNIENPALNDQMAEILEEEDLDEDQKKKLAYLFKKEYPILTSEHRLRAIAKDLVWHFNERGYQGKAMFVALDKPTAVRMYDYVMEYLPEYLTDLENQIKKSKDIQEEQELRRKYNLVDSTEVCVVISSEQNEIDKFRKMNLDIEPHRRRMVERNLEKEFKDEDNPFRLAIVCAMWITGFDAPTVSTVYLDKPIKGHTLMQTIARANRVYDDEKENGLIVDYGNVYQQLEKAYSVYGEGSKGAGSGNGGDDKKPFEQLESISTEIKEAIEEVVLMLKDLDFDIKTLIDAAPMGKIAAVNNGANAVCRNDETRAKFEIAARNVFRKYKTLFPEKQAKKFTKQYNAIDAIYNKLNQKIKSADVTEIISKLQSVVNNSVVIDNITAEPKNIEIDLSKLNFEELRKAFEKVQRKNEIVYDLNKAVEQKLEQMLKENPLRMDFYERYQEIVEAYNNGKSEVELKRSFDNLTAFVATLSQEEKRAYTENLDQPTLSIFDLLIQNKDLTKAEREEVKNVAQKTLETLQKEKLNIPNWKESRELKAGVKTAIYDQLLWLPEQKYTDEEVSLKSIAVYQHVYSYTFL from the coding sequence TTGGCAAAATGAGACTTTTGGGGAAAGTGGTTTGTTGGGACGAGATAATAAAACCGAGGTTGTTTTTGAGAGGTCATTGCGAAAAGCTTTACAAAAATACAATCCGGAATTACCCGACTTGGCTTATACCCGTGCGATTGAAAAAATTGTACAAAAAGAAGCGGGGAAAACTATTTCACAGGAAAATAAAGCCAAATACCTTCTGCTAAAAAATGGCGTTGAGGTTACATTTACCAATGAAGAAGGTAAAGCCATCAAAAAAACTCTGAAGATTTTTGATTATCAGAATTACAATAACAATGAGTTTTTAGCGGTAAGACAATTGGAAATCACAGGAGAATTACACAACCGCAGACCTGATGTAATTGGATTTATTAATGGAATTCCTTTGGTGTTTTTTGAATTGAAGGCACACGCAAATGATTTACGTTCTGCGTACGATGATAATTTGAAGGATTACAAAGACACCATTCCGCATCTATTTTATCACAATGCATTCGTTATTCTTTCTAACGGAACAGATGCCAAAGTAGGAACAGTAACAAGTCCGTACAAATACTTTTTAGACTGGAAAAGAATTACTGAAGATGCAGAAGGGATTGTAAGTTTAGATACAATGCTTAGAGGTGTCTGTTCACCACAAAACCTGATGGATATTTTCGAAAACTTTTTACTGTTTGACGAAAGCAATGGAAATATTGTAAAACTGATGGCTAAGAACCACCAGTTTATAGGAGTCAATAGAGTGTTAGATAACGTAGAAAATATTGAAGATCTTGAAGGTAAATTAGGGGTTTACTGGCATACGCAAGGTTCCGGTAAAACCTATTCTATGGTTTTCCTTTGTGAAAAGATTCACCGTAAGTTCGGTGGTTCTTACACTTTTCTAATAGTTGTAGATCGTACAGAATTAGAAAATCAGGCTTATGATACTTTTTCGGGAGTAGGAATTGTCAAAAATAAAAATGTTATTGCCGGAAAAAAAAATGGCATTACAGGAAGAGATAATTTAAGAGAATTGCTAAGTGAAAATCACAGATATGTTTTTTCATTAATCCATAAATTCTCAATTGACCCAGAAAAGGAGACAGAATATCCGCTAATCACAGAAAGGAAAAACATTATTGTTATTTCCGACGAAGCCCACCGTACCCAAGGTGGAAAATACGCAAGAAATATGCGTTTCTTTGGCTTGCCCAATGCGTCTTATCTCGGTTTTACAGGAACGCCCATTATCAAAGATGAAGAAGAGGTAACCAAGAATATTTTTGGTGAATATGTTTCGGTTTATGATTTCAAACGAGCCATTGAAGATGAGGCTACGTTACCATTAAAATACCTCAATCGTGGCGAACGCCTGAATATTGAAAATCCTGCACTTAATGATCAAATGGCTGAAATTCTTGAGGAAGAGGATTTGGATGAAGATCAAAAAAAGAAACTGGCTTATCTGTTCAAAAAAGAATATCCCATTCTGACTTCAGAACATCGTTTGCGTGCTATTGCCAAGGATTTGGTATGGCACTTTAACGAGCGAGGTTATCAGGGTAAAGCAATGTTTGTGGCATTAGACAAACCTACCGCCGTGCGTATGTATGATTACGTAATGGAATATTTGCCAGAATATTTAACTGACTTAGAAAATCAAATAAAAAAATCGAAAGACATTCAGGAAGAACAGGAGTTGCGAAGAAAATATAATTTGGTTGATTCTACGGAAGTTTGTGTGGTCATCAGCTCTGAACAAAATGAGATTGATAAATTCAGAAAAATGAATTTAGATATTGAGCCTCACCGAAGAAGAATGGTTGAACGAAATCTGGAAAAGGAATTCAAGGATGAGGATAATCCATTTCGATTAGCTATTGTTTGTGCAATGTGGATTACTGGGTTTGACGCGCCCACTGTTTCTACCGTATATTTAGATAAACCTATTAAAGGTCATACATTAATGCAAACCATAGCCCGTGCTAACAGGGTGTACGATGATGAGAAAGAAAATGGATTAATTGTAGATTATGGTAATGTATATCAGCAGTTAGAAAAAGCTTATTCTGTTTATGGGGAGGGTTCTAAGGGAGCAGGAAGCGGCAATGGAGGTGACGACAAAAAGCCATTTGAACAATTAGAATCTATTTCAACCGAAATCAAAGAAGCGATTGAAGAAGTGGTTTTGATGCTGAAAGATTTGGATTTTGATATAAAAACATTGATTGATGCTGCACCCATGGGAAAAATTGCGGCTGTAAATAATGGCGCCAATGCAGTTTGCAGAAACGACGAAACCCGGGCAAAATTTGAAATCGCAGCCCGTAATGTTTTCCGAAAATACAAAACTTTGTTTCCGGAAAAGCAGGCTAAAAAATTCACAAAGCAATACAATGCTATTGATGCCATATACAATAAACTGAATCAAAAAATAAAATCTGCAGATGTCACAGAAATAATTTCTAAACTTCAAAGTGTGGTTAATAATTCTGTAGTAATTGACAATATAACTGCTGAACCAAAGAACATAGAAATAGATTTATCAAAATTGAATTTCGAGGAATTACGGAAGGCATTTGAGAAGGTTCAACGTAAAAACGAAATAGTATACGATTTAAATAAAGCAGTTGAACAGAAACTAGAACAAATGCTCAAAGAAAATCCTTTACGCATGGATTTTTATGAACGATATCAGGAAATTGTCGAAGCATACAATAACGGTAAAAGCGAAGTTGAATTAAAACGAAGTTTTGATAATCTAACTGCATTTGTAGCAACTTTGTCACAAGAAGAAAAAAGAGCTTACACTGAAAATTTAGATCAACCAACCTTATCAATTTTTGATTTGCTTATTCAAAATAAAGATTTAACAAAAGCAGAAAGAGAAGAAGTGAAAAATGTAGCGCAGAAAACTTTAGAAACCCTTCAAAAAGAAAAATTAAACATTCCGAATTGGAAAGAAAGTCGTGAATTAAAAGCTGGAGTAAAAACTGCTATTTACGATCAGTTACTTTGGCTACCAGAACAAAAATATACAGATGAAGAAGTGAGTTTGAAAAGTATTGCTGTTTATCAGCATGTATATTCTTATACATTTTTGTAA
- a CDS encoding AAA family ATPase, whose protein sequence is MLDLVEVHERLYLFLIEQRKYNSELNFTFRKSNIAHRLEEGYWFYGNENYLAISFWDGMDWKNRTPNICFIIDSLGKCMLEINVSDSSIKKEFIERYFLQRTLKLEKVGRRYVSSYNNDYSDIDEKKYDENNYMSVLEYFLDTDKKNIDDIVKNNSDFFSQMESKENAISFIDSAEFKKRFNKIKQYRKLKQEFDSEDDYSIKEDKPGKLLSININDYGLIKNLSINIKSKKNQWIFLTGENGSGKTNLLRAIATTLGNRMLSRSELTENPAFDVEAEFLFKNKIDKYIRSANGGVKGKRKPYIQGLAMYGPYRLDMVLDKVSKVMFKKELNKEESFKSLFKVGTPLLSIDKQFEFWRSGTKREKDLFQKREYFIKSLIVNVVDNLIDIRFTVEGGKKITKYIFVNDQNQEYPLVWEKLSTGTKSTIAMLGDILIRLFNQQIDVSDPAELRGIVIIDEIDLHLHPKAQKDLVINLSKTFPNIQFIVSSHSPIPFIGAPEESVFITVERDENSDVKATMLDIDISNLLPNTILSSPIFGFDSIINVQHNPNESLITEKDYQEATFYKILNRKITERIITLGLDNDTDK, encoded by the coding sequence ATGTTGGATCTCGTTGAAGTTCATGAAAGATTATATTTATTTCTCATTGAGCAAAGAAAATATAATTCTGAACTAAATTTTACTTTTAGGAAAAGCAATATTGCACATAGACTAGAAGAAGGGTATTGGTTCTATGGTAATGAAAATTATTTAGCAATATCATTTTGGGACGGAATGGATTGGAAAAATAGAACTCCGAATATTTGTTTTATAATTGATAGCTTAGGAAAATGTATGTTGGAAATAAATGTATCAGATTCTAGTATTAAGAAAGAATTTATTGAAAGATACTTTTTACAACGTACATTAAAGTTAGAAAAGGTTGGTAGAAGATATGTAAGTAGTTACAATAATGATTATTCAGATATTGATGAAAAGAAATATGATGAAAATAACTACATGTCAGTTCTTGAATATTTTTTGGATACAGATAAAAAAAATATTGATGATATTGTAAAAAATAATTCTGATTTTTTCTCGCAAATGGAATCAAAAGAAAATGCAATCTCATTTATTGATTCAGCTGAATTTAAAAAAAGATTCAACAAAATTAAGCAATATAGAAAACTTAAACAAGAATTTGATAGTGAAGATGATTATTCTATAAAGGAAGATAAACCAGGTAAATTGTTATCAATTAATATAAATGATTATGGTTTAATAAAGAATTTATCAATTAATATAAAAAGCAAAAAAAATCAGTGGATATTTTTAACAGGAGAAAACGGATCGGGAAAAACTAATCTTTTAAGAGCTATTGCGACTACATTAGGAAATAGGATGTTAAGTAGGAGCGAGCTAACAGAAAATCCTGCTTTTGATGTTGAAGCAGAATTCCTATTTAAGAACAAAATAGACAAATACATTAGAAGCGCCAATGGAGGCGTAAAAGGTAAAAGGAAACCCTATATTCAGGGCTTAGCAATGTATGGTCCCTACAGATTAGATATGGTTTTGGATAAGGTTAGTAAGGTAATGTTTAAAAAGGAACTAAATAAAGAAGAATCTTTCAAATCTTTATTTAAGGTAGGAACACCTTTACTTAGTATTGATAAACAGTTTGAATTTTGGAGATCTGGCACAAAGCGTGAAAAAGATTTATTTCAAAAAAGGGAATATTTTATTAAATCTCTAATTGTTAATGTTGTTGATAATTTAATTGACATAAGATTCACTGTTGAAGGTGGAAAGAAAATCACTAAATATATTTTTGTTAATGATCAAAATCAAGAATATCCTTTAGTTTGGGAAAAATTATCAACAGGAACAAAAAGCACAATTGCAATGCTTGGAGATATTTTGATTCGTCTTTTTAATCAACAGATAGATGTTTCTGATCCGGCTGAATTGAGAGGTATCGTAATAATAGATGAGATTGATTTGCATCTTCATCCTAAAGCACAGAAAGATTTAGTTATCAATCTCTCGAAAACTTTTCCAAATATCCAATTTATCGTTTCTTCTCATAGTCCTATACCTTTCATTGGTGCACCTGAAGAGAGTGTATTTATTACAGTCGAAAGGGATGAGAACAGTGATGTTAAAGCGACAATGTTAGATATTGACATTTCAAATTTATTACCTAACACAATTTTAAGCTCACCTATCTTTGGCTTCGATTCAATAATTAATGTACAACATAATCCTAATGAGAGTTTAATAACAGAGAAAGATTATCAAGAGGCTACATTTTATAAAATTTTGAATAGAAAGATTACAGAACGTATTATAACACTAGGTTTAGATAATGATACAGATAAGTAG
- a CDS encoding HNH endonuclease encodes MIQISRKNYDDIPEPLTRPGTFRQIERAIVNMDGEKYNTTYYKDEIVVNKLKAFSVHKDDLNEGDRPKCYYCESYVDHVAVLQVEHFRPKAKVDNIDNNGLPHSGYYWLGLEWSNLLLSCPNCNGKKAKGNRFPLVDSNNRTSAINPIRNPPLSYDRTYCIANQPTLLNEEPLLINPEYEDPTPHLTFDEFGQIYGIGEKGETTVDILKLYRDPLLAARQAKLNSIIEEINLACVARQINRIDDSGLKVWFEKECTKVLELDNVKNEYCLWSRYIIANFESCVVSKIHMYKDELRLAFLQVG; translated from the coding sequence ATGATACAGATAAGTAGAAAAAATTACGATGATATTCCTGAACCTTTGACAAGACCTGGAACATTTAGACAGATTGAGCGAGCAATTGTTAATATGGATGGAGAAAAATATAATACTACTTACTACAAAGACGAAATTGTAGTTAATAAGCTTAAAGCATTTTCTGTGCATAAAGATGATCTTAATGAAGGTGATAGACCAAAATGTTATTACTGTGAGTCGTATGTTGATCATGTAGCAGTTTTACAAGTTGAGCATTTTAGACCAAAGGCTAAAGTTGATAATATAGATAATAATGGCTTACCACATTCCGGTTATTACTGGTTGGGTTTGGAATGGAGTAATCTTTTATTATCTTGCCCAAATTGTAATGGAAAAAAAGCGAAGGGCAACAGATTTCCATTAGTTGACTCTAACAACAGAACCAGTGCAATAAATCCAATAAGAAATCCGCCACTTTCATATGATAGAACATATTGTATTGCTAATCAACCTACTTTACTAAATGAAGAACCTTTATTAATTAATCCAGAGTATGAGGATCCCACACCTCATTTAACCTTTGACGAGTTTGGGCAGATATATGGCATTGGTGAAAAAGGTGAAACAACTGTTGATATTCTGAAGCTTTATAGAGATCCTTTACTTGCAGCTCGTCAAGCTAAGTTAAATTCTATTATTGAGGAAATTAATTTGGCGTGTGTCGCAAGACAAATAAATAGGATAGATGATTCTGGTCTGAAGGTTTGGTTTGAAAAAGAGTGTACAAAAGTTTTGGAATTAGATAATGTTAAAAACGAGTATTGTTTATGGAGCAGATATATTATTGCAAATTTTGAAAGTTGTGTTGTCTCTAAAATACACATGTATAAAGATGAATTACGACTTGCTTTCCTGCAAGTTGGATAG
- a CDS encoding linear amide C-N hydrolase: MKEKLSIKAVLVLSALVSTAAFSYIEACTRLVYKGPENTVITARSMDWKDEIDANIWVFPRGIDRNGNVGKNSINWTSKYGSVITSAWDIATTDGINEKGLVANVLWLAESQYPKYNPQGKDKGITISAWAQYVLDNFASVKDAVNELRKEEFVIVSDYIPGTTKFTTLHLSISDASGDNAIFEYINGKLKIHHDASYTVMTNSPIFDEQLAINTYWQGIPGTVMLPGTNKAADRFARASYYVNAIPQTADVRTSIASVFSVIRNCSVPYGISSETEPNISSTRWRSVADHKNLVYYFETVKTPNTFWVDLKKLDFNKNASVKRLSVSKNETYAGETSSSFVSTKAFTFIGI; encoded by the coding sequence ATGAAAGAAAAGTTAAGTATCAAAGCAGTGCTCGTTTTATCAGCTCTGGTATCAACAGCAGCATTCTCTTATATAGAAGCATGTACAAGACTAGTGTATAAAGGCCCAGAAAATACAGTGATAACAGCTAGATCTATGGATTGGAAGGATGAAATAGACGCTAATATTTGGGTTTTCCCCAGAGGAATTGATAGAAACGGTAATGTTGGAAAAAACTCTATTAATTGGACCTCCAAGTATGGTAGCGTAATCACCAGTGCTTGGGATATTGCTACTACAGATGGTATTAATGAAAAAGGATTGGTGGCCAATGTTCTTTGGTTAGCAGAAAGTCAGTATCCAAAATATAATCCCCAAGGAAAAGATAAAGGAATTACTATTTCTGCCTGGGCACAGTATGTTCTGGATAATTTCGCATCGGTAAAAGACGCTGTGAATGAACTTCGAAAAGAAGAATTTGTAATCGTATCAGATTATATTCCAGGAACTACAAAATTCACGACTCTGCATCTTTCAATATCTGATGCATCTGGAGATAATGCTATTTTCGAATATATCAATGGAAAACTTAAAATACATCACGATGCCTCTTACACTGTGATGACCAACTCACCCATATTTGATGAGCAATTGGCAATCAATACATATTGGCAAGGGATTCCCGGGACTGTAATGTTGCCAGGAACCAATAAAGCGGCTGACCGATTTGCAAGAGCTTCTTATTATGTGAATGCCATTCCTCAGACTGCCGATGTTCGTACATCTATAGCAAGCGTATTCAGTGTTATCAGAAACTGCTCAGTACCTTACGGAATCTCTTCTGAAACAGAGCCTAATATATCGTCCACAAGATGGAGGTCGGTAGCTGATCATAAAAATCTGGTTTATTACTTCGAAACAGTTAAAACACCTAATACCTTCTGGGTAGATCTCAAAAAATTAGATTTTAACAAAAATGCTTCAGTTAAGAGGTTAAGTGTTAGCAAAAATGAGACTTATGCGGGAGAAACCTCTAGTAGTTTTGTATCTACAAAAGCATTTACTTTTATAGGAATTTAA
- a CDS encoding IS5 family transposase: protein MLGKIKPDLQQNLFKTRLTELINMEHPLVKLANEISWDEMEAEFEKLFSQGGRPSIAIRKIAGMLLLKEMFKESDETVVERWIENAYWQYFTGEDFFQTQQPFDPSNFVHFRKRIGEKGLEFLLGQSVSLHPKAKTEDEVQIDTTVQEKNITFPTDSKLAKKVIDNCVKIAEKEGVIQRQSYKRVSKQLLRDAYFGHHPRRQKKAKMARKKLRTIGKRVLRELERKLPSTILKDYEEVFRIYLKALTQERNTKDKIYSLHEPQVACIAKGKSGKAYEFGTKVAVVRGRKTGVISSIKRFSGNPHDSKTLEESLAQSERVRKSVGGTRPKKVSTDRGFRGIKLVEGTVILLPTKKEKTKYEQQVARLRFRARAAIEPCISHLKRNHSLGLNFLKGVAGDINNALLAGIGYNLKMRLNQIKEQIILWLEILLRTFLCKYNFQNEKRAF from the coding sequence ATGTTAGGTAAAATAAAACCAGATTTACAGCAAAATTTATTCAAGACCAGACTTACGGAACTCATTAATATGGAGCATCCGTTGGTAAAATTGGCAAACGAGATTTCTTGGGACGAGATGGAGGCAGAGTTTGAAAAACTATTTTCACAAGGCGGAAGACCTTCTATTGCTATCCGTAAAATAGCAGGAATGCTTTTACTTAAGGAAATGTTTAAAGAAAGCGACGAAACGGTTGTAGAAAGATGGATTGAGAATGCGTATTGGCAATATTTTACGGGCGAAGATTTTTTTCAGACCCAGCAGCCTTTTGATCCGAGCAATTTTGTACACTTTAGAAAGAGAATTGGCGAGAAGGGGTTAGAATTCCTTTTAGGACAAAGCGTTTCTCTTCATCCTAAAGCCAAAACAGAAGATGAAGTTCAGATTGACACTACGGTTCAGGAGAAGAATATTACCTTTCCTACGGATTCAAAATTGGCAAAAAAAGTAATAGACAATTGCGTAAAAATAGCTGAAAAAGAAGGGGTAATTCAAAGACAAAGTTATAAAAGAGTAAGCAAACAATTATTGCGAGATGCTTATTTTGGGCACCATCCGAGAAGACAGAAGAAGGCAAAAATGGCAAGGAAGAAACTCAGAACCATTGGCAAAAGAGTGCTTCGGGAATTGGAAAGAAAACTTCCTTCAACTATTTTGAAAGACTACGAAGAAGTTTTTAGAATTTACCTCAAAGCACTCACTCAAGAACGCAATACGAAAGACAAGATTTACAGTCTTCACGAACCTCAAGTGGCTTGTATTGCGAAAGGAAAATCGGGAAAGGCATACGAGTTTGGGACAAAAGTGGCGGTAGTTCGAGGAAGGAAAACAGGGGTCATCAGTTCCATAAAAAGATTTTCAGGCAATCCTCACGATAGCAAAACATTGGAAGAATCATTAGCACAAAGTGAGCGAGTAAGAAAATCCGTTGGAGGAACAAGACCTAAGAAAGTGAGTACAGACCGAGGTTTTAGAGGAATAAAATTAGTAGAAGGAACGGTAATTTTGCTTCCCACCAAAAAAGAAAAAACAAAATATGAGCAACAAGTTGCAAGATTGAGATTCCGAGCAAGAGCAGCGATAGAGCCTTGTATCTCCCATCTAAAAAGAAACCACTCCTTAGGATTAAACTTCCTTAAAGGAGTAGCTGGAGATATTAATAATGCCTTATTAGCAGGCATCGGATACAATCTGAAGATGAGATTGAACCAAATTAAAGAGCAAATCATTCTTTGGCTCGAAATTCTTCTCCGAACTTTTTTATGCAAGTATAATTTTCAAAATGAGAAACGAGCTTTTTAA
- a CDS encoding DUF1826 domain-containing protein: protein MDNKFSDNSQIGVVSSFLELIKTNFQGEMNAICWQRNLNGDFKEIVCKLQLKENITEVSVEDLLALQLSEKGDVAREIILNDLQLLTDFGASPSLNLLKNYERDEEFDFISTDVYSFHVDRSPIGSDTFLCTYYGAASDIISNDKVEQKILIPEIRKKLRQLHDGQKEELEDFFKENFFDLHYEAKSGAIPTNLEKGNLWRLAVDHPSQEVLPCVHRAPVENDGEYRLLLIC from the coding sequence ATGGATAATAAATTTTCTGACAACAGCCAAATTGGAGTGGTTTCTTCTTTTTTAGAATTAATAAAGACCAATTTTCAGGGAGAGATGAATGCAATTTGCTGGCAAAGAAATTTGAATGGCGATTTTAAAGAAATTGTTTGTAAGCTTCAATTGAAAGAAAATATTACAGAAGTTTCTGTTGAAGATCTTTTAGCCTTACAATTATCAGAAAAAGGAGATGTAGCAAGAGAAATAATCTTGAATGACTTACAATTATTAACAGATTTTGGAGCATCGCCTTCACTCAATTTACTTAAAAACTACGAACGAGATGAGGAGTTTGATTTTATTTCGACAGATGTATATTCTTTTCATGTAGATCGTTCACCAATTGGTAGTGATACTTTTTTATGTACCTATTATGGAGCTGCAAGTGATATTATATCCAATGATAAAGTTGAGCAAAAAATATTGATTCCAGAAATCAGAAAAAAACTTAGACAACTACACGATGGCCAAAAAGAAGAATTAGAAGATTTTTTTAAAGAAAACTTTTTTGATCTGCATTATGAAGCAAAATCTGGTGCAATTCCAACAAATTTAGAAAAAGGAAATCTTTGGCGATTGGCGGTAGATCATCCTTCGCAAGAGGTTTTGCCATGTGTTCATAGAGCGCCTGTAGAAAATGATGGGGAATACCGATTGCTTTTGATTTGTTGA
- a CDS encoding phosphoribosyltransferase: MESIQVHDKTFVPYLKDAEIQEIVKATALKIYEDYKDEVPVFIGVLNGVIMFFSDLLKHYPGECEIAFIQMSSYAGTESTGIVYQKMELTKDVKDRHIILVEDIVDTGNTVESLFKYFNETQRPKSVKIASFLLKPDVYKKDFKLDYIGKEIPNKFVLGYGLDYDELGRNLSNLYQLEDGQINH; encoded by the coding sequence ATGGAAAGTATTCAAGTTCACGACAAAACTTTTGTTCCTTATTTAAAGGATGCCGAAATTCAGGAAATTGTAAAGGCAACCGCTCTAAAGATCTATGAAGACTACAAAGACGAAGTACCAGTTTTTATTGGTGTTTTAAATGGTGTTATCATGTTTTTTTCAGATCTTCTTAAACATTACCCGGGAGAATGCGAAATCGCATTTATCCAAATGAGTTCTTATGCAGGAACAGAATCTACTGGAATTGTTTATCAGAAAATGGAACTGACAAAAGATGTAAAAGACCGTCACATCATTCTTGTAGAAGACATCGTAGACACAGGAAATACAGTTGAAAGTTTATTCAAGTATTTTAACGAAACTCAACGTCCAAAATCTGTAAAAATTGCTTCATTCTTATTGAAACCTGATGTTTATAAGAAAGATTTCAAGCTAGATTATATTGGTAAAGAAATTCCAAATAAATTTGTTTTGGGTTATGGATTGGATTATGATGAACTGGGAAGAAACCTATCGAATCTATACCAATTGGAAGACGGACAAATCAACCATTAA
- a CDS encoding adenylate kinase, whose product MINIVLFGPPGSGKGTQAQNLIEKFNLKQISTGDLFRFNMKNDTELGKLAKSYIDKGELVPDQVTTDMLIDEIRKPSNAAGFIFDGYPRTAVQTEALEKIVKEELNDNIDICLSLVVEDTILVERLLKRGEISGRSDDSNVEIIENRIKEYYAKTAEVAELYKKQGKYVEINGVGEINEISDKLFAEVEKVK is encoded by the coding sequence ATGATAAACATTGTTCTCTTCGGTCCTCCAGGAAGTGGAAAAGGTACTCAAGCGCAAAACTTAATCGAGAAATTCAATTTAAAACAAATCTCAACAGGTGATCTTTTCAGATTCAACATGAAAAATGATACCGAATTGGGGAAATTGGCAAAATCTTACATCGATAAAGGAGAATTGGTTCCGGATCAGGTAACAACAGACATGCTGATTGACGAAATCAGAAAACCAAGCAATGCTGCAGGATTTATTTTCGACGGATATCCTAGAACTGCCGTTCAGACAGAAGCTTTGGAAAAAATAGTGAAAGAAGAACTGAATGACAACATCGATATTTGTCTTTCATTAGTTGTAGAAGACACTATTTTGGTTGAAAGATTATTGAAAAGAGGCGAAATCAGCGGAAGATCTGATGACAGCAATGTAGAAATTATAGAAAATAGAATAAAAGAATACTACGCAAAAACAGCTGAAGTAGCCGAGCTTTACAAAAAACAAGGTAAATATGTAGAGATTAACGGTGTTGGAGAAATCAACGAGATTTCTGATAAACTCTTCGCTGAAGTAGAAAAAGTAAAATAA